A section of the Desulfofalx alkaliphila DSM 12257 genome encodes:
- a CDS encoding energy-coupling factor ABC transporter ATP-binding protein → MVLYDIQNLSFYYPQAEKPALEGLNLTVKEGQFIAITGPTGAGKSTLAKCLNGIIPHFQGGKMQGQVLFKGKSIFQDTIANIARSVGSVFDDPESQIVSMDVEQEIAFGLENMGVAPEQMDARIAEALQMTGISHLRNSNTNELSGGQKQRLAIAAVLALYPKVLVLDEPTSELDPIGTKEIFEVLRVLNEKHGITIVLVEQKTELLARYADEIVVMNEGKVIMKGSPREVFSRQEELLNLGVKPPQVAELAHMIDKKLQHLPLTVTEGMAYIEKLLAK, encoded by the coding sequence ATGGTGCTATATGACATTCAAAACCTGTCCTTTTATTATCCACAGGCCGAAAAACCCGCATTAGAGGGGCTAAACCTTACCGTAAAGGAAGGCCAATTTATAGCGATTACGGGGCCCACCGGTGCCGGTAAAAGTACACTGGCAAAATGTTTAAATGGCATTATACCACATTTTCAGGGTGGCAAAATGCAGGGCCAGGTGCTATTTAAAGGTAAATCAATCTTTCAAGATACCATAGCAAATATCGCCCGCAGCGTGGGCAGTGTGTTTGATGATCCGGAATCACAGATCGTATCCATGGACGTGGAACAAGAAATTGCCTTTGGCTTGGAAAACATGGGTGTGGCACCGGAACAAATGGATGCTAGGATAGCTGAGGCTTTGCAAATGACCGGCATCAGTCATTTACGTAACAGTAACACCAATGAACTTTCGGGCGGTCAAAAACAACGATTGGCAATAGCCGCAGTACTGGCATTATACCCTAAGGTGTTGGTGCTTGATGAACCGACATCTGAGTTGGATCCCATAGGCACCAAAGAAATCTTTGAGGTATTAAGGGTTTTGAATGAAAAACATGGCATTACCATTGTTTTGGTGGAACAAAAAACTGAGTTGCTGGCCCGTTATGCAGATGAAATAGTTGTAATGAACGAGGGAAAGGTAATAATGAAGGGTTCACCCAGGGAGGTATTTTCCCGGCAGGAGGAATTGCTGAATTTAGGCGTTAAGCCACCCCAGGTGGCTGAGCTAGCCCATATGATAGATAAAAAATTGCAGCACTTACCCCTAACGGTGACCGAGGGGATGGCATACATTGAAAAGTTGCTTGCTAAATAA
- a CDS encoding energy-coupling factor ABC transporter ATP-binding protein has product MIKVENLSYSYQEEMVLKNISLTIEAGDFIALVGQNGAGKTTLVKHFNGLHKPTFGKVFVNNKDTAALKVSELAREVGFVFQNPDHQIFHNTVESEIAFGLKNLKLSSDEIEVRVSEALKSVGLEDYRQAYPYDLSKGQRQRVALASVLAMRTKVIVLDEPTTGQDYREGMQIMEMARALNEAGHTIIFITHDMSLVAEYAKRVVVLCNGQVLLDGTVRQAFSKPALLAQTLLELPPITQLANRLNEYGVIDGNLLTVEEVYQAIKRTQRSEPIGICG; this is encoded by the coding sequence GTGATTAAAGTAGAGAATTTGAGTTATAGCTATCAAGAAGAAATGGTGCTGAAAAATATAAGTTTGACGATAGAGGCCGGTGATTTTATAGCCTTGGTGGGCCAAAACGGCGCCGGCAAAACAACCCTGGTAAAACATTTTAATGGCTTGCATAAACCCACCTTTGGCAAGGTGTTCGTGAACAATAAAGATACCGCTGCACTTAAGGTTTCGGAACTGGCCAGGGAGGTGGGATTTGTTTTTCAAAACCCAGATCATCAAATATTTCACAATACGGTGGAAAGTGAAATAGCCTTTGGCCTTAAAAATTTAAAGTTAAGCAGTGATGAAATAGAGGTGCGAGTAAGTGAAGCTTTAAAATCTGTGGGTCTGGAGGACTACCGTCAAGCCTACCCCTATGACCTAAGTAAGGGTCAGCGTCAGCGTGTGGCCTTGGCATCGGTATTGGCAATGCGCACCAAGGTTATTGTTCTTGATGAACCCACCACCGGACAAGATTACCGGGAAGGAATGCAAATTATGGAGATGGCCCGTGCTTTAAATGAAGCCGGCCATACCATTATTTTTATCACCCATGACATGTCACTGGTGGCTGAGTATGCTAAGCGCGTTGTTGTTCTCTGTAACGGCCAAGTCTTACTGGACGGTACCGTTCGCCAGGCGTTTTCCAAGCCGGCCCTACTTGCACAAACCTTGCTAGAACTGCCACCAATCACTCAATTGGCTAACCGCCTAAATGAGTACGGTGTAATAGACGGGAATTTACTTACGGTGGAAGAAGTGTATCAAGCGATAAAGAGAACCCAAAGGAGTGAACCCATTGGCATCTGCGGTTGA